Proteins from a single region of Belliella baltica DSM 15883:
- the ctlX gene encoding citrulline utilization hydrolase CtlX has translation MPTQTTSTILMVRPANFGFNSETADNNFYQQQDDRDAREINQIAQKEFDGFVNLLESKGVRVIVLEDTSEPKKTDSIFPNNWFSTHEDGKVILYPMFSPNRRLERRKDIIEKLMELGFRVEEIIDLSFFEHDEQYLEGTGSLILDRENKIAYACRSLRTHSVPLQYFGRLMGYEILDFNATQVINGEVSPIYHTNVMMHVGSEITIVCLESISNTSERLNLQTKLEHSGKKIIPITAKQKFNFAGNMLEVQNEKGEKFTVMSKAAFNSLSKAQKENILKHTEIISPEIPTIEKLGGGSARCMMAEIFLPKS, from the coding sequence ATGCCTACACAAACTACCTCCACTATTTTGATGGTTCGTCCTGCGAACTTTGGCTTTAATTCAGAAACGGCCGATAATAATTTTTATCAGCAACAAGATGATAGAGATGCAAGGGAGATCAATCAAATCGCACAAAAAGAATTTGATGGTTTTGTGAATTTGCTGGAAAGTAAAGGGGTTAGGGTAATTGTGTTAGAGGATACAAGTGAACCAAAAAAAACGGACTCCATTTTTCCTAATAATTGGTTTAGCACACATGAAGATGGGAAAGTGATACTATACCCGATGTTTTCACCCAACCGAAGACTCGAAAGAAGGAAAGACATCATTGAAAAACTGATGGAATTAGGCTTTAGAGTTGAAGAAATTATCGATTTGAGTTTCTTTGAGCATGATGAGCAATATTTAGAGGGAACAGGAAGCTTAATTTTAGATCGTGAAAATAAAATTGCTTATGCTTGCCGCTCTTTGAGAACTCATTCAGTTCCTTTACAATATTTTGGCAGGTTAATGGGGTATGAAATTCTAGATTTTAATGCTACTCAGGTCATCAATGGAGAGGTTTCTCCAATTTATCACACCAATGTCATGATGCATGTGGGCTCTGAGATTACGATCGTTTGTTTAGAAAGTATTTCGAATACTTCAGAGCGATTGAATCTTCAAACCAAATTAGAGCATTCTGGTAAAAAAATCATTCCTATTACCGCCAAACAAAAGTTTAATTTTGCTGGAAATATGCTAGAAGTGCAAAATGAAAAGGGAGAAAAATTCACTGTAATGTCCAAAGCTGCTTTTAACTCTTTGAGCAAAGCTCAGAAGGAAAACATACTTAAACATACAGAAATCATCAGTCCGGAAATCCCAACTATTGAGAAACTGGGTGGTGGAAGTGCGCGCTGTATGATGGCCGAAATTTTCCTTCCGAAGAGTTAA
- a CDS encoding SulP family inorganic anion transporter — protein sequence MNNSKNIFSHLGSDLPSGLVVFLVALPLCLGIALSSGAPLFSGIIAGIVGGIVVGYLSGSSTSVSGPAAGLTVIVLNAIADLGAFDIFLLSVVLAGVFQIILGVAKAGIIGYYFPTSVIKGMLAGIGIILIIKQIPYAFGVNETQNLAKYIPFVNDWEAVMDLRNLANEFDFGALIITIISLTILILWDKPFIKRNKVLKVIPGPLLVVILGVAINKFFKFFVPNLYLDFEDKVILPKVQSWDGFTDLFMFPDFTAISNPDVWVVAFTIAIIASLETLLSLEAADKIDPYKRVSPPNRELFAQGTGNIVNGLVGGLPVTAVIVRSSANVTSGARTKMSAIFHGLLLVLSVLLIPSLLNLIPLACLAAILLQVGYKLAKISLFKTQARLGWDQFLPFVITILGIVIFDLLIGIGLGMGVAIVYILLRNFQNSHVLSARENVDSPDTLRIILSEEVSFLNKGSLIKTLDEIPDGKHVIIDGSNSKIIDYDVLEVIENFRINAKERGIEVDTIKIKSVKVGGVH from the coding sequence ATGAATAATTCAAAAAATATTTTTTCCCACTTGGGATCAGATCTTCCTTCAGGACTAGTGGTATTTCTCGTAGCTCTTCCTCTTTGTTTGGGAATCGCACTTTCTTCAGGTGCTCCTTTGTTTTCAGGAATTATTGCAGGAATAGTTGGAGGAATAGTGGTAGGCTACCTTTCAGGATCAAGTACATCTGTGTCAGGACCCGCCGCTGGTCTAACCGTTATTGTGTTGAATGCAATTGCAGATTTAGGTGCTTTTGATATTTTCTTACTTTCAGTAGTACTTGCAGGAGTTTTTCAAATTATCCTTGGTGTGGCAAAGGCTGGTATAATTGGGTATTATTTCCCAACATCTGTAATCAAAGGGATGCTAGCAGGGATTGGAATTATATTGATTATCAAACAAATACCTTATGCTTTTGGTGTAAATGAAACCCAGAATCTAGCTAAATATATTCCATTTGTAAATGACTGGGAGGCAGTGATGGATCTGAGGAACTTGGCAAATGAGTTTGATTTTGGAGCTTTGATCATCACAATTATCTCTTTGACTATTTTGATCCTTTGGGATAAACCCTTTATAAAAAGAAATAAGGTTTTAAAAGTGATCCCAGGACCACTTTTGGTTGTGATATTGGGGGTAGCTATTAATAAGTTTTTCAAGTTTTTTGTACCAAATCTTTATTTAGATTTTGAAGACAAAGTGATTTTGCCAAAGGTTCAAAGTTGGGATGGTTTTACAGACCTTTTTATGTTCCCAGACTTTACGGCTATTAGCAATCCAGATGTTTGGGTAGTGGCATTTACTATCGCTATCATTGCAAGTTTGGAGACTTTATTGAGCTTAGAAGCTGCAGATAAAATAGATCCTTACAAAAGAGTTTCTCCTCCAAATAGAGAGTTATTTGCCCAGGGAACAGGAAATATTGTAAATGGATTAGTTGGTGGACTTCCTGTGACAGCAGTGATAGTAAGAAGTTCGGCAAATGTAACCTCAGGAGCAAGGACGAAAATGTCTGCTATTTTCCATGGATTACTATTGGTCTTAAGTGTTCTATTGATTCCCAGTCTTTTGAATTTGATTCCATTGGCTTGTTTGGCAGCTATTCTCCTGCAAGTAGGATATAAATTGGCCAAAATTTCTTTGTTCAAAACGCAAGCTAGGTTGGGTTGGGATCAGTTTTTACCATTTGTGATCACCATTTTAGGGATTGTAATATTTGATTTATTGATCGGTATTGGTCTTGGAATGGGAGTGGCAATTGTCTATATTCTTTTGAGAAATTTCCAAAATTCTCACGTGTTGTCAGCAAGAGAAAATGTAGATTCTCCTGATACATTAAGAATCATTCTTTCTGAAGAGGTGAGTTTTCTAAATAAAGGTTCTTTAATCAAAACCTTGGACGAGATTCCTGATGGTAAGCATGTCATCATTGATGGGTCAAATTCTAAAATCATTGACTACGATGTTTTGGAAGTAATTGAAAATTTCAGAATCAATGCAAAAGAAAGAGGCATAGAAGTCGATACCATCAAAATCAAATCAGTAAAAGTAGGAGGGGTGCATTAA
- the purB gene encoding adenylosuccinate lyase — MNLTNLTAVSSIDGRYGNKTAPLQAYFSEFALIKYRVHVEVEYFIALCELPLPQLKDFDHSLFPSLRGLVKNFSIADAETIKETEKITNHDVKAVEYFLKEKFEEFGLDTFKEFIHFGLTSQDINNTATPLMLKEGLEVVLLPVLSEVLSKLKNRVEEWKDVSMLAKTHGQPASPTKLGKEFQVFVTRIEKQLELLNQVPYSAKFGGATGNMNAHHVAYPEIDWMQFANGFVSKYLGLDRSFPTTQIEHYDNLAALFDGLKRINTILLDFSKDVWQYVAMNYFKQKIKAGEIGSSAMPHKVNPIDFENAEGNLGIANALLEHLAAKLPISRLQRDLTDSTVLRIIGVPLGHMLIAFESLNKGLNKLELNVIALEEDLEENWAVVAEALQTVLRREGYPKPYEALKDLTRTNSKITAGSIANFIDSLDVSDRIKAELKQITPFNYTGIA; from the coding sequence ATGAATTTGACAAACCTGACTGCAGTAAGTTCGATAGACGGAAGATATGGAAATAAGACTGCGCCATTGCAAGCCTATTTTTCAGAATTCGCTTTGATCAAATATAGGGTACATGTAGAAGTTGAATATTTCATTGCTTTGTGTGAACTTCCTCTTCCTCAGCTGAAGGATTTTGATCATTCTTTGTTTCCTTCTTTGCGCGGTTTAGTCAAAAATTTCAGCATTGCTGATGCAGAAACCATCAAAGAAACCGAAAAAATAACCAATCATGATGTAAAAGCCGTTGAGTATTTCCTCAAAGAAAAATTCGAAGAATTTGGATTGGATACTTTTAAAGAGTTTATCCATTTTGGATTGACCTCACAAGATATTAACAATACAGCAACTCCTTTGATGCTGAAAGAAGGACTTGAAGTAGTGTTGCTCCCAGTTTTAAGTGAAGTGTTGTCAAAGTTGAAGAATAGAGTTGAAGAATGGAAAGATGTCTCTATGCTCGCCAAGACCCATGGTCAACCTGCATCCCCAACGAAATTGGGAAAAGAGTTCCAAGTCTTTGTAACAAGAATTGAAAAACAATTAGAGCTCTTGAATCAAGTTCCTTATTCTGCTAAGTTTGGTGGAGCAACGGGAAATATGAATGCGCATCATGTCGCTTATCCAGAAATAGATTGGATGCAATTTGCAAATGGTTTTGTGTCCAAGTATTTAGGTTTAGACAGAAGTTTTCCGACTACTCAGATTGAGCATTATGATAACCTGGCAGCACTTTTTGATGGATTAAAAAGAATCAATACTATACTTTTGGATTTCTCAAAAGATGTATGGCAATATGTTGCCATGAATTATTTCAAACAAAAAATCAAAGCAGGGGAAATTGGTTCTTCGGCCATGCCACACAAAGTCAATCCGATTGATTTTGAAAATGCAGAAGGAAACTTGGGGATCGCAAATGCTTTGTTGGAACATTTAGCAGCTAAGCTCCCGATCAGTAGGTTACAAAGAGATTTGACAGATAGCACCGTGCTGAGAATCATTGGTGTGCCATTGGGCCACATGTTGATTGCTTTTGAGTCTTTAAATAAAGGTCTAAATAAATTAGAACTGAATGTGATTGCCTTGGAAGAAGATTTGGAAGAAAACTGGGCTGTAGTAGCAGAAGCATTGCAGACGGTGCTAAGAAGAGAAGGGTACCCAAAGCCTTACGAGGCATTGAAAGACCTGACTAGAACAAATTCGAAAATTACGGCCGGTTCAATAGCCAATTTTATAGATTCTCTTGATGTTTCGGATAGAATTAAAGCAGAGTTAAAACAAATCACACCATTCAATTATACAGGAATTGCATAA
- a CDS encoding carbohydrate binding family 9 domain-containing protein, which produces MKIIYPSIITLLLSTSFLFANDKKGKNEKEFGLEVSSSNAMMTIDGVINMEEWGETAIIKNFIQQIPKEGLPATENTEVRLKYDEDFLYVAATLYTKTTGDYVVSSLKRDFEFDQNDAFAIVIGPYDDGNNGFMFAVSPFNIQMEGLVNSGDRVSSVWDNKWFSEVKGMKIAGK; this is translated from the coding sequence ATGAAAATTATCTACCCAAGTATAATCACACTTCTGCTTTCTACCTCTTTTTTATTTGCAAATGATAAGAAAGGAAAAAATGAGAAAGAGTTTGGCCTAGAGGTCAGCTCCTCAAATGCTATGATGACTATAGATGGAGTCATCAATATGGAGGAATGGGGAGAAACTGCCATTATCAAAAACTTTATTCAGCAAATCCCCAAAGAAGGCCTACCTGCTACTGAAAATACAGAAGTAAGACTGAAATATGACGAAGATTTTCTTTATGTAGCAGCAACATTATATACCAAAACTACTGGAGATTATGTTGTATCCTCCTTGAAGAGAGACTTTGAATTCGATCAAAATGATGCCTTTGCAATCGTAATTGGCCCCTATGATGATGGGAACAATGGTTTTATGTTTGCTGTGTCTCCTTTCAATATTCAAATGGAAGGGTTGGTCAATAGTGGAGATCGTGTATCTAGTGTTTGGGATAACAAATGGTTTTCTGAAGTAAAAGGTATGAAGATCGCTGGGAAGTAG
- a CDS encoding DUF5916 domain-containing protein, which yields MAIPFKTLRYTEGSEYWKVNFIRNDRKNFEQSSWVPVPLNQRIGSLAFTGYLNWDKPLKKPGSNIALIPYAATNASKDYQTSESIATGFNAGLDAKIAVTPSLNLDLTFNPDFSTVEVDQQQTNLNRFELFFPERRQFFLENADLFGDYGFRNIRPFFSRRIGIATDSLGRSSNNRILYGARLNGNVNDNMRVGLLNMQTATEDEVGYPGQNYTVATVQQKLFSRSNIAAIFVNRQTTGQVGDSNPIADYNRVLGLDYNLASKDNKWTGKFFYHQSFSPNQAGDKKAHASYLDYNTKTWKVQWNHEYVGDSFNAEVGYVPRRSYWRLEPSVLYRHVIDSDKIFQQTFQVRYDMYSNDDLTLKTDETISFIYRLYFKNTSTLQYRIFNEYIYLFNSFDPTRSGGERLAAGTDYSYLRTGITYTSDRRKLFNYSATTYYGGFFNGTRAFVNTNLNYRFQPYGNISMFAEYNKIELPRPYSSGNLWLVGPRAEVSFTDKLFLSTFVQYNSQIENININARFQWRFKPVSDLFVVYTDNYHPESLQIKNRALILKLTYWINV from the coding sequence ATGGCGATTCCATTCAAAACGCTCCGCTACACAGAAGGATCAGAATACTGGAAAGTCAATTTTATAAGAAATGACAGAAAAAACTTTGAGCAATCCTCTTGGGTTCCTGTTCCATTGAATCAAAGAATCGGGAGCTTAGCTTTCACAGGCTATCTCAATTGGGACAAACCTCTCAAAAAACCAGGATCAAATATTGCACTGATACCTTACGCAGCGACCAATGCTTCCAAAGATTATCAAACAAGTGAATCTATCGCAACAGGATTCAATGCTGGGTTGGATGCGAAAATTGCGGTAACTCCATCCTTGAATTTAGATCTAACCTTCAATCCGGATTTTTCGACTGTTGAAGTAGATCAACAACAAACCAACCTCAATCGCTTCGAGCTTTTCTTTCCAGAAAGAAGACAATTTTTCTTAGAAAATGCCGACTTGTTTGGTGATTATGGATTTAGAAATATCAGACCTTTTTTCTCAAGAAGAATAGGCATTGCTACAGATAGTTTGGGAAGAAGCTCCAACAATCGTATCCTTTATGGAGCAAGGCTCAACGGAAATGTTAATGACAACATGAGGGTTGGTCTTTTGAATATGCAAACTGCTACTGAAGATGAAGTAGGCTACCCAGGACAAAACTACACTGTGGCTACAGTTCAGCAAAAATTATTTAGCAGATCCAATATTGCAGCCATTTTTGTCAATAGACAGACTACGGGACAAGTTGGAGATTCCAACCCGATCGCTGATTACAATCGCGTTTTAGGATTAGATTATAATTTAGCTTCCAAAGACAATAAATGGACAGGAAAATTCTTTTATCACCAATCTTTCAGTCCTAATCAGGCTGGAGATAAAAAAGCACATGCGAGTTATCTGGACTACAATACTAAAACATGGAAAGTCCAATGGAATCATGAATATGTTGGAGATTCTTTCAATGCGGAAGTAGGTTATGTTCCAAGAAGATCTTATTGGAGATTGGAACCAAGTGTCCTTTACAGACATGTAATTGACAGTGATAAAATCTTTCAGCAGACTTTTCAGGTGCGATACGACATGTATTCTAACGATGATTTGACACTTAAAACGGATGAAACAATTTCATTCATCTATAGGCTTTATTTTAAAAACACATCTACCCTTCAATACAGGATTTTCAATGAATATATTTATCTCTTTAATTCTTTTGACCCAACTCGATCGGGAGGTGAAAGATTGGCTGCTGGCACGGATTATTCCTACTTGAGGACAGGAATAACCTATACATCTGATCGTCGAAAATTATTTAACTATTCGGCGACGACTTATTATGGAGGCTTTTTTAATGGAACAAGGGCTTTTGTCAACACTAATTTAAATTATAGATTCCAACCTTATGGAAATATTTCAATGTTTGCAGAGTACAATAAAATAGAGCTCCCCCGACCTTACAGTTCAGGAAATTTATGGTTAGTAGGACCTAGAGCTGAAGTATCTTTTACGGATAAATTATTTTTGAGCACCTTTGTACAATACAACAGTCAGATAGAAAACATTAACATCAACGCACGTTTTCAATGGAGATTCAAACCAGTTTCCGATTTGTTTGTTGTCTATACTGATAATTATCATCCAGAAAGCTTACAAATTAAAAACCGTGCATTAATTTTGAAGCTTACCTATTGGATTAACGTGTAA
- a CDS encoding ferredoxin--NADP reductase, producing MFNLFKKKKSEPSKGDQYLSLKVREVVKETPDTVSIFFEQPEPYLEYKPGQFITVILEINGKEERRSYSLCTSPFVDPYPGITVKRVDGGIVSNYLNDHIRPGKTIDIMKPMGKFTTTFHSKNKTHYIMVAGGSGITPIMGISKSILVNEPDSKVTLLFCSRNEDQIIFKKEFEQLKEKYPEKLEIIHNLSQPGPTWSGMKGRLDSIKLKEVLSWSEHKGAESLKYFVCGPEGLMTTTLNTFKELDIPTDLIYEESFYTDLDAKETALKASGEMSPSLTREITVNVEGQDYTYEVAPEKTILEAGLDSNIDMPYSCQSGLCTACRGRLVSGKVDMIEDAGLSESEIAEGYILCCSSKPASSDIKIIIE from the coding sequence ATGTTTAATTTATTCAAAAAGAAAAAATCAGAGCCTTCAAAAGGCGATCAATATTTATCCCTTAAAGTAAGAGAAGTAGTCAAAGAAACACCTGATACGGTGAGTATTTTCTTTGAACAGCCTGAGCCTTATCTAGAATACAAGCCAGGTCAATTTATTACTGTGATCTTAGAAATAAATGGAAAAGAAGAAAGAAGATCTTATAGCCTTTGTACTTCCCCATTTGTGGATCCATATCCAGGAATTACGGTTAAGCGTGTAGATGGAGGAATTGTCTCAAACTACCTTAATGACCACATTAGACCTGGTAAAACCATAGACATCATGAAGCCTATGGGGAAATTCACAACCACTTTTCACTCCAAAAACAAGACGCATTATATAATGGTCGCTGGAGGTAGTGGAATTACTCCCATCATGGGCATCAGCAAGTCTATTCTCGTCAACGAGCCAGATTCAAAAGTGACCCTACTTTTCTGCTCCAGAAATGAAGATCAAATTATCTTCAAAAAAGAGTTTGAGCAGCTGAAAGAAAAATATCCTGAAAAACTAGAAATCATCCATAACCTCAGTCAGCCAGGTCCAACTTGGTCAGGAATGAAAGGAAGGTTAGACTCCATCAAACTCAAGGAAGTATTGAGTTGGAGTGAACACAAGGGAGCCGAAAGTTTAAAATATTTCGTCTGTGGACCTGAAGGGTTGATGACCACCACCCTGAACACATTCAAAGAGTTGGATATCCCAACTGACTTGATTTATGAAGAGAGTTTCTATACTGATTTAGATGCGAAAGAAACTGCTTTAAAGGCCAGTGGTGAAATGTCACCTTCTCTCACAAGAGAAATTACTGTAAACGTAGAGGGACAAGACTACACTTATGAAGTTGCTCCAGAAAAAACGATTTTAGAAGCTGGTCTCGATAGCAATATTGACATGCCATATAGTTGTCAGAGTGGTTTATGTACAGCATGTCGCGGCAGGTTGGTTTCAGGAAAAGTAGACATGATTGAAGATGCCGGGCTGAGTGAAAGTGAAATTGCAGAAGGATATATTCTCTGCTGTTCTTCAAAACCTGCGAGCAGCGATATCAAAATCATCATAGAATAA
- a CDS encoding outer membrane beta-barrel protein has protein sequence MKKLLLLVSLGLFCSGVTVAQEEGTEKKKEIVKTKDFKMFGSEWHYEKYSDKTFTLESEDGDMQFDGKEKRAFERSLNLDLGINTWINDDSAPVVKPWGSWNVGINFQRQYKMGNNFSLNPALGVSWYNFKFEERNLIALKTAQEIEFQDFTDGTGTKSKISASYVNLSLIPTFHSSDGKFRFGIGPYAGLRIGGRGKFVYDDQDGRSRKIFERSNMYANNFRYGGRVTLGISNVDLYVNYDLNEFFETDKGPRVNALSFGLIL, from the coding sequence ATGAAAAAGCTACTATTATTGGTTAGCCTGGGATTATTTTGCTCAGGAGTGACAGTTGCACAAGAAGAAGGAACTGAGAAGAAAAAGGAAATAGTGAAAACCAAAGATTTTAAAATGTTTGGCTCTGAATGGCACTATGAAAAGTACAGTGATAAGACCTTCACATTAGAATCTGAAGACGGGGATATGCAGTTTGATGGAAAGGAAAAACGAGCCTTTGAAAGATCACTCAACTTAGATTTGGGTATCAACACTTGGATAAATGATGATTCAGCTCCAGTTGTCAAACCATGGGGAAGCTGGAATGTAGGGATCAATTTCCAAAGACAATACAAGATGGGGAATAACTTTTCTTTAAACCCTGCCTTGGGAGTGAGTTGGTATAATTTCAAGTTTGAAGAAAGAAATCTAATCGCTTTAAAAACAGCACAAGAGATAGAGTTTCAGGATTTCACAGATGGAACAGGTACCAAATCAAAAATTTCCGCTTCTTATGTAAATTTAAGTTTGATTCCCACTTTTCATAGCAGTGATGGTAAATTTAGATTTGGAATCGGTCCTTATGCAGGACTAAGAATCGGAGGTAGAGGCAAATTTGTTTATGATGATCAAGATGGCCGGTCACGCAAAATCTTCGAAAGGTCAAATATGTATGCAAACAATTTCAGATATGGTGGTAGAGTAACACTAGGTATTTCGAATGTTGATTTGTATGTCAATTATGACCTCAACGAATTTTTCGAAACAGACAAAGGTCCTAGGGTAAATGCATTGAGTTTTGGTTTAATACTTTAA
- a CDS encoding RNA polymerase sigma factor, translating into MFTKKTFKNESEIIEGCLKGERKAQQHLYETYSKKFFAICLRYIKDRDLAEDVMIESFMKIFEKLNKFESKGSFEGWMKRIIVTQALLTLRNNKSLNMEVNVDNVSDLSNQHYELNNLEADELMDLVEDLPIGYRTVFNLYAIEGYSHAEIGDLLGITESTSKSQLNRGRNLLKQKIASQQLKERRING; encoded by the coding sequence ATGTTTACAAAGAAAACTTTTAAGAATGAATCTGAGATCATAGAAGGCTGTCTCAAAGGAGAGCGGAAAGCGCAGCAGCACTTGTATGAGACTTATTCAAAAAAGTTTTTCGCCATCTGTCTCAGATATATCAAGGACAGAGATTTGGCTGAAGATGTAATGATCGAGTCTTTTATGAAAATCTTTGAAAAACTGAATAAATTCGAATCCAAAGGAAGCTTTGAAGGCTGGATGAAAAGAATCATTGTTACGCAGGCTTTGCTCACTTTGAGGAATAACAAAAGCCTCAACATGGAAGTCAACGTGGACAATGTCTCAGATTTATCTAATCAACATTATGAACTCAATAATTTGGAAGCAGATGAATTGATGGACTTGGTCGAAGATTTACCAATAGGTTACAGAACGGTTTTCAACCTCTATGCAATTGAAGGATACAGCCACGCTGAGATTGGCGATTTGCTTGGAATTACAGAAAGCACATCCAAATCACAATTGAACAGGGGAAGAAACTTATTGAAACAAAAAATAGCCTCACAACAACTTAAAGAAAGGAGAATCAATGGCTAA
- a CDS encoding ComEA family DNA-binding protein encodes MIRKMKFFLKNYLGFSNRESRGFILLVPALLLLYAVPVIYNNILAKRNQIDYEIYLEKMDSLESAGWHKVETQYFMSQDTSKRRQPQLNKISFDEADSIVLQIVPGVGPATAGRIIKFRDAIGGMHTSEQLLDVYGMSPEVMERVFEYFEFTPGIKTKININTADVPTLAAHPYINYGSAKVIVAYRDQHGAYTTADDLLKVRIFSQEWIDRIRPYLTY; translated from the coding sequence ATGATTCGAAAAATGAAGTTTTTTCTCAAAAATTACCTTGGGTTTAGCAATAGAGAATCTAGAGGTTTTATCTTGTTAGTTCCTGCCTTATTACTTTTGTATGCAGTACCTGTGATTTACAATAACATTTTGGCGAAAAGGAATCAAATAGATTATGAAATCTATTTGGAGAAGATGGATAGTTTAGAAAGCGCTGGTTGGCATAAGGTCGAAACTCAATATTTCATGAGTCAGGATACTTCAAAAAGAAGACAACCTCAGCTTAACAAAATATCTTTTGACGAAGCAGATTCGATTGTTTTACAAATAGTTCCCGGTGTTGGTCCGGCTACAGCAGGTAGGATTATCAAATTCCGTGATGCAATTGGAGGAATGCATACTTCTGAGCAACTTCTTGATGTTTATGGAATGAGTCCTGAAGTCATGGAAAGAGTGTTTGAGTATTTTGAATTCACTCCGGGAATAAAAACTAAAATCAATATCAATACAGCAGATGTCCCAACTTTGGCGGCACATCCTTATATTAATTATGGTAGTGCCAAAGTGATTGTAGCTTATAGAGATCAGCATGGAGCTTACACTACCGCTGATGATTTATTAAAAGTTAGAATCTTCAGCCAAGAGTGGATTGATAGAATCAGACCCTATTTAACTTATTAA
- the hemA gene encoding glutamyl-tRNA reductase, with protein sequence MQNKFRAISLSHKSAPVEIREIIALDEASVHSLLVKLKDFFSVTDTLILSTCNRTEIYYSHELDLSSEIIKLIGVEKGITSIIDYIAYFKIYNDDKDAINHLFNVSMGLEAQVVGDMQISNQVKRAYQATVDLDMAGPFLHRLMHTIFFTNKRVVQETAFRDGAASVSYAAVELIQELTSNTFEPRILLIGVGEIGEDVAKNMVHLPNAKVTITNRTFEKAKALAAEMGFEVIPFENVMEAMQNSDVIVSSIMKSEPFITKNLVKTFDIPSYKLFVDLSVPRSIETSIEDIPGVLLYNVDNIRSKASETLENRLAAVPQVEQIIEESIEEFYNWKKEMMVSPTINKFKNALEQIRLEEMERFLKNADEKEIAMIDKITKSMMQKILKVPVVQLKAACQRDQADQMMEILTDLFDLERVSDKK encoded by the coding sequence ATGCAAAACAAGTTTAGAGCCATTAGTTTATCACATAAAAGTGCCCCTGTAGAAATCAGGGAGATCATAGCTTTGGACGAAGCTTCGGTTCATTCACTTTTGGTAAAATTAAAGGATTTTTTCAGTGTTACAGATACTTTGATCCTCAGTACTTGTAATAGAACTGAAATCTATTATTCACATGAATTAGATTTGAGTTCTGAGATCATCAAACTTATAGGTGTAGAAAAAGGAATCACTTCGATTATAGATTATATAGCATATTTCAAAATTTACAACGATGATAAAGATGCAATTAACCATCTTTTCAATGTTTCCATGGGATTGGAAGCACAAGTCGTGGGAGATATGCAAATCTCCAATCAAGTAAAGAGGGCTTATCAAGCAACAGTTGATTTAGACATGGCAGGTCCATTTCTTCATAGACTAATGCACACAATCTTCTTCACAAATAAGAGAGTAGTACAAGAAACAGCATTTAGAGATGGAGCGGCATCAGTATCTTATGCAGCGGTAGAATTGATCCAAGAGCTTACTTCCAATACCTTCGAACCGAGAATTCTACTTATTGGAGTAGGTGAAATAGGTGAAGATGTAGCCAAAAACATGGTTCATTTGCCAAATGCAAAAGTTACCATTACCAATAGAACTTTTGAAAAGGCCAAGGCTTTAGCTGCCGAGATGGGCTTTGAGGTCATTCCTTTCGAAAATGTGATGGAAGCCATGCAAAATTCAGATGTGATTGTTTCTTCAATCATGAAATCCGAACCTTTTATCACAAAAAATCTTGTCAAGACATTCGATATTCCAAGCTACAAGCTTTTTGTAGATCTTTCTGTACCAAGAAGTATAGAGACTTCTATTGAAGACATTCCAGGTGTGCTACTTTATAATGTGGATAATATCCGTAGCAAAGCTTCTGAAACACTAGAAAACAGGTTAGCAGCTGTACCACAAGTAGAGCAGATCATAGAAGAAAGTATTGAAGAGTTTTACAACTGGAAAAAAGAAATGATGGTCTCTCCTACTATCAATAAATTCAAAAATGCATTAGAACAAATCCGTTTAGAAGAAATGGAGAGGTTCTTGAAAAATGCTGATGAAAAAGAAATAGCGATGATTGACAAAATCACTAAAAGTATGATGCAAAAAATCTTGAAGGTTCCAGTTGTTCAATTAAAAGCTGCTTGCCAAAGAGATCAAGCTGATCAAATGATGGAAATTCTTACCGATCTTTTTGATTTGGAAAGAGTAAGTGATAAAAAATAA